One region of Candidatus Rokuibacteriota bacterium genomic DNA includes:
- a CDS encoding DUF4115 domain-containing protein, protein MGTLGLLLREIRQSRGVSLDEMARATRVGKRHLEALEAEELAELPAPVFVKGFIRAYCGFLQVAPDDALARYGDLVRHSSPAQTMATEHSGNSAWSRGPVAVSFALLLLLGGVLLIVNVGFRARSGPESPAPAVPVGQSDLAPSPRPGPQGEQPAPSLPELAPVAAAGSGPGAPRSSQRLVVRAIEPTWIKVQMDGGGSVQELLPSGATREWSARERFVLTVGNAGGLELELNGQALPPLGARGAVIRELVLPQGMAASGS, encoded by the coding sequence ATGGGAACGCTGGGTCTTCTTCTTCGTGAGATCCGCCAGTCCAGGGGGGTGTCCCTGGACGAGATGGCCCGCGCCACGCGCGTCGGAAAGCGCCATCTCGAGGCGCTGGAGGCCGAAGAGCTCGCGGAACTGCCGGCGCCCGTGTTCGTCAAAGGGTTCATTCGCGCCTACTGTGGCTTCCTTCAGGTGGCACCGGACGATGCGCTGGCGCGGTACGGCGATCTCGTTCGCCACAGCAGTCCCGCCCAGACAATGGCTACGGAGCACTCGGGGAATTCGGCCTGGAGCCGGGGACCCGTGGCGGTCAGCTTCGCGTTGCTGCTTCTCCTGGGTGGAGTGCTTCTCATCGTCAACGTCGGGTTCCGGGCGAGATCTGGTCCAGAGAGCCCAGCGCCCGCCGTGCCGGTGGGGCAGAGCGACCTGGCCCCAAGCCCGCGTCCCGGTCCGCAGGGGGAGCAGCCGGCGCCCAGCCTGCCGGAGCTGGCTCCCGTGGCCGCCGCGGGCAGCGGGCCGGGTGCGCCGCGGAGCAGCCAGCGGCTGGTCGTCCGGGCCATCGAGCCCACGTGGATCAAGGTCCAGATGGACGGGGGCGGGTCGGTGCAGGAGCTCCTGCCCTCCGGGGCCACGCGCGAATGGAGTGCCCGGGAGCGGTTCGTGCTGACCGTGGGCAATGCCGGAGGGCTCGAGCTGGAGCTCAACGGCCAAGCCCTGCCCCCCCTGGGCGCCCGTGGCGCGGTGATCCGGGAGCTGGTGCTTCCCCAGGGAATGGCGGCCTCCGGCTCTTGA
- the ftsY gene encoding signal recognition particle-docking protein FtsY, whose translation MSFFGALTDRVREGLRRSRELLDTGLDTLLSVGRPLDDALLEDLEEMLLAGDLGAATASAFVQRLRGEAERGRAVTGAEVRRLLRRFLEETLERAAAPLNLDAKLAVILMLGVNGAGKTTTTGKLAAALVASGRRVILAAADTFRAAAIEQLEEWGRRAKAEVVRQGAGADPAAVVFDAVKAAAAREADVLLVDTAGRLHTKSNLMDELVKLKRVVSRQLPGAPQECLMVLEAPTGQNGLAQARLFHEAVGLTGLVLTKLDGTAKGGIVVRIHQELGLPIKLVGVGERVEDLQPFDAKVFVSGLLPEP comes from the coding sequence TTGAGCTTCTTCGGTGCGCTCACCGACCGGGTCCGGGAAGGCCTGCGGCGCTCCCGCGAGCTCCTCGATACGGGGCTCGACACGCTGCTGTCGGTGGGGCGGCCCCTGGACGACGCCCTCCTCGAGGATCTCGAGGAGATGCTGCTGGCCGGCGACCTCGGCGCCGCGACGGCCTCGGCCTTCGTCCAGCGCCTGCGGGGAGAGGCCGAGCGTGGGCGCGCCGTGACCGGCGCCGAGGTGCGAAGGCTGCTGCGCCGCTTCCTGGAGGAGACGCTGGAGCGGGCAGCGGCGCCCCTCAACCTGGACGCGAAGCTGGCCGTCATCCTCATGCTCGGCGTCAACGGCGCCGGCAAGACGACGACCACCGGCAAGCTCGCGGCGGCGCTCGTGGCCTCGGGACGGAGGGTGATCCTCGCAGCCGCGGACACCTTCCGCGCCGCCGCCATCGAGCAGCTGGAGGAGTGGGGCCGCCGCGCGAAGGCGGAGGTGGTGCGGCAAGGAGCAGGAGCGGACCCCGCCGCGGTGGTATTCGATGCCGTCAAGGCAGCCGCGGCCAGGGAGGCGGATGTGCTGCTGGTGGACACGGCGGGGCGGCTTCACACCAAGTCGAACCTCATGGACGAGCTCGTCAAGCTCAAGCGCGTGGTGTCCCGGCAGCTCCCGGGGGCGCCGCAGGAATGCCTCATGGTGCTCGAGGCGCCCACCGGCCAGAACGGGCTGGCGCAGGCCCGGCTCTTCCACGAAGCGGTCGGGCTCACCGGGCTCGTGCTCACCAAGCTCGACGGGACCGCGAAGGGAGGCATCGTGGTCCGCATCCACCAGGAGCTCGGGCTGCCCATCAAGCTGGTGGGCGTCGGCGAGCGGGTGGAGGACCTCCAGCCCTTCGACGCCAAGGTGTTCGTGTCGGGGCTTCTGCCGGAGCCATGA